A DNA window from Fragaria vesca subsp. vesca linkage group LG3, FraVesHawaii_1.0, whole genome shotgun sequence contains the following coding sequences:
- the LOC101308652 gene encoding mitogen-activated protein kinase homolog NTF6-like, whose translation MENKIVEAKQPPGYVQYNLLGNLFQVSDKYVPPISPVGRGAYGIVCCATNSETKEEVAIKKIGNAFDNRIDAKRTLREIKLLSHMDHDNIVKIKDIIRPPDKENFNDVYIVYELMDTDLNQIISSSQPLTDDHCQYFLYQLLRGLKYIHSAHVLHRDLKPSNLLLNANCDLKICDFGLARTTSETDFMTEYVVTRWYRAPELLLNCSEYTAAIDIWSVGCIFMEILIREPLFPGKDYVQQLSLITELLGSPEDSNLGFLRSENAKKYVKQLPHVPKQPFAQKFPNVSPVAIDLAEKMLVFDPSKRITVEEALNHPYLSSLHAINEEPICPSPFIFDFEQASLDEEDIKELVWRESLNFNPDNMQE comes from the exons ATGGAGAATAAGATAGTTGAAGCTAAACAGCCTCCTGGGTATGTTCAGTACAACCTTCTGGGTAATCTTTTTCAGGTTTCTGACAAGTATGTCCCTCCCATCAGCCCAGTTGGCCGCGGCGCCTACGGTATTGTTTG CTGCGCAACAAACTCTGAGACAAAAGAAGAGGTTGCAATCAAGAAGATTGGGAATGCATTTGACAATAGGATCGATGCCAAGAGGACGCTCCGAGAGATAAAGCTCCTTTCCCATATGGATCATGACAAT ATTGTCAAAATTAAGGACATCATAAGGCCACCAGATAAGGAGAACTTCAATGATGTTTACATTGTGTATGAATTGATGGATACTGACCTGAATCAGATAATAAGCTCCAGCCAGCCTTTGACTGATGATCACTGTCAG TACTTTCTGTATCAGTTGCTGCGGGGATTGAAGTACATACACTCTGCACATGTTTTGCACCGTGATCTGAAACCAAGCAATCTGCTTCTCAATGCTAATTGTGATCTTAAGATTTGTGACTTTGGGCTTGCAAGAACTACATCAGAGACAGATTTCATGACAGAATATGTTGTCACTCGTTGGTATCGAGCCCCAGAATTACTACTCAACTGTTCTGAATACACTGCAGCAATAGATATTTGGTCAGTGGGATGCATTTTCATGGAGATTCTGATAAGGGAACCGTTATTTCCTGGTAAAGACTACGTACAGCAGTTGAGTCTCATAACTGAG CTACTAGGTTCACCGGAAGATTCAAACCTTGGCTTCCTGAGAAGTGAAAATGCTAAGAAATATGTTAAGCAGCTCCCACATGTCCCAAAGCAACCCTTTGCGCAGAAGTTCCCAAATGTCTCACCAGTGGCAATTGATCTTGCAGAAAAAATGCTAGTTTTTGATCCAAGCAAACGTATAACTG TTGAGGAAGCATTGAATCATCCATATCTATCGAGTCTTCATGCGATCAACGAGGAGCCCATTTGCCCATCTCCTTTCATCTTTGATTTTGAGCAGGCATCCCTGGATGAAGAAGACATAAAGGAGCTCGTATGGAGGGAGTCTCTGAACTTCAACCCAGATAATATGCAGGAATAA